One segment of Scleropages formosus chromosome 23, fSclFor1.1, whole genome shotgun sequence DNA contains the following:
- the runx1t1 gene encoding protein CBFA2T1 isoform X3 translates to MVGISTPFQYRTEKRSTMPDSPADVKTQSRLTPPTMPPPPTTQGAPRTSSFTPTTLTNGTSLSPTALNGAPSPPNGFSNGPSSSSSSSLANQQLPPACGARQLSKLKRFLTTLQQFGNDISPEIGERVRTLVLGLVNSTLTIEEFHSKLQEATNFPLRPFVIPFLKANLPLLQRELLHCARLAKQNPAQYLAQHEQLLLDTSTTSPVDSSELLLDVNENGKRRTPDRTKENGFDREPLHPEHPSKRPCTISPGQRYSPSNGLSYQPNGLPHPTPPPPQHYRLDDMAIAHHYRDSYRHPNSRELRERARPLGMHGTRQEEVIDHRLTDREWAEEWKHLDHVRKLLNCIMDMVEKTRRSLTVLRRCQEADREELNYWIRRYSDAEDLKKGSGGGGGSSSSSQSRQQSPASQDTPAPEIHRELLHRPLSGYMPEEIWKKAGKVCHSQQAALSGTGRSAGGCGAIQRESCAEWPVGAGKWKIEENVIEAHALCCL, encoded by the exons ATCGCACTGAGAAGCGCTCCACCATGCCCGACTCACCTGCGGATGTAAAAACACAATCCAGGTTGACGCCGCCCACAATGCCGCCTCCTCCGACCACACAGGGAGCCCCCAGGACAAGCTCCTTCACCCCGACCACAC TGACCAACGGCACCAGCCTCTCTCCGACGGCGCTCAACGGCGCCCCCTCCCCGCCCAACGGCTTCAGCAACGgcccgtcctcctcctcttcctcctcgctGGCCAACCAGCAGCTGCCGCCGGCCTGTGGCGCCCGACAGCTCAGCAAGCTGAAGCGCTTCCTGACCACGCTGCAGCAGTTCGGCAACGACATCTCCCCCGAGATCGGCGAGCGGGTTCGCACCCTCGTGCTGGGTCTCGTG AACTCTACGTTAACCATAGAGGAATTCCACTCCAAGCTGCAAGAAGCGACGAACTTCCCGCTCCGACCCTTCGTCATCCCCTTTCTCAAG GCCAACCTGCCCCTCCTGCAGAGGGAGCTGTTGCACTGCGCCCGGCTGGCCAAGCAGAACCCGGCCCAGTACCTGGCCCAGCACGAGCAGCTGCTGCTCGACACCAGCACCACCTCACCCGTCGACTCCtcggagctgctgctggacgtCAACGAGAACGGCAAGAGGAGGACCCCCGACAG AACCAAAGAGAACGGCTTTGACCGCGAGCCGCTGCACCCGGAGCACCCGAGCAAGAGGCCCTGCACGATAAGCCCCGGGCAGCGCTACAGCCCCAGCAACGGGTTGTCCTACCAGCCCAACGGGCTGCCGCACCCGACGCCACCGCCACCACAGCACTACCGCCTGGACGACATGGCCATTGCACACCACTACAGGGACTCCTACAGACACCCCAACTCGCGGGAGCTGAGGGAGCGCGCCAGGCCGCTGG GGATGCACGGCACACGACAGGAGGAGGTCATCGACCACAGGCTCACCGACAGAGAGTGGGCAGAGGAGTGGAAGCACCTTGACCATGTAAGAAaa CTGCTGAACTGCATCATGGACATGGTGGAGAAGACGCGCCGCTCGCTCACGGTGCTGCGCCGCTGCCAGGAGGCCGACCGCGAGGAGCTCAACTACTGGATCCGTCGCTACAGCGATGCCGAGGACCTCAAGAAGGgtagcggcggcggcggcggcagcagcagcagcagtcagtCCCGGCAGCAGAGCCCGGCCAGCCAAGACACCCCCGCTCCAG AGATCCACCGGGAGCTGCTCCACAGACCGCTGTCGGGATACATGCCCGAGGAGATCTGGAAAAAAGCCGGTAAGGTCTGCCATTCTCAGCAGGCTGCTTTATCGGGAACGGGCAGGTCCGCTGGCGGGTGCGGCGCCATCCAGCGCGAGTCGTGTGCGGAGTGGCCCGTGGGTGCAGGGAAATGGAAAATCGAGGAGAATGTAATTGAAGCGCACGCTTTGTGCTGCCTTTGA